In Zingiber officinale cultivar Zhangliang chromosome 6A, Zo_v1.1, whole genome shotgun sequence, a single genomic region encodes these proteins:
- the LOC121997897 gene encoding metal transporter Nramp5-like isoform X2, with translation MEKTNGIQGRGIQNASSLEETKPKIKANEEGNDEKKEDNTCFQDSASPQKPTWKRFMAYVGPGFLVSMAYIDPGNLETDLQAGADHKYQLLWVILIGLLFALIIQSLAANLGVVTGKHLAELCKVEYPNHVNFCLWLLAEAAVIASDIPEVIGTAFALNILFHVPLWAGVLITGLSTLLLLGLQKYGVQKLERLITILVLVMAACYIGELSYVSPPANEVVKGLFVPSLKGSGATGDAIALLGALIMPHNLFLHSALVLSRKTPPSIKGVNDACRYFLVESGFALSIALLINISIVAVSGTVCAANDLSQQDSDRCDDLTLHSASFLLKDVLGKSSSTVYAIALLASGQSSAITGTYAGQYIMQGFLNMKMKKWLRNLMTRSIAITPSLIVSIISGSSGAGRLIIISSMVLSFELPFALLPLLKFSSSQTKMGPHKSSIYIIVVSWILGWLLVAINIYFLSTSFVSWLIDSSLPTVANVLISIIVFPLMAVYTLTVIYLTFRKETEVTFVDSLDSSHVNIESGGSFQVDGMSRSEVAPVREDCVDIPLHD, from the exons ATGGAGAAAACAAATGGCATTCAAGGAAGAGGAATTCAAAATGCATCTTCTCTTGAAGAAACTAAACCAAAGATCAAAGCTAACGAAGAAGGAAATGATGAAAAGAAGGAAGACAACACATGTTTCCAAGATAGTGCCTCACCCCAG AAGCCAACATGGAAAAGGTTCATGGCCTATGTTGGACCTGGATTTCTCGTCTCTATGGCTTATATTGACCCTGGAAACt TGGAAACTGACCTGCAAGCAGGAGCTGATCACAAATACCag CTTCTATGGGTCATACTGATCGGGCTGTTATTTGCTTTGATAATTCAATCTTTAGCCGCAAATCTTGGAGTCGTAACAG GAAAGCACTTAGCTGAACTGTGCAAAGTGGAGTACCCAAATCATGTCAACTTTTGTCTATGGTTGCTTGCAGAAGCAGCTGTGATTGCTTCTGACATCCCTGAAG TGATAGGAACAGCCTTTGCTCTCAATATACTGTTTCATGTTCCATTGTGGGCTGGGGTTCTAATCACAGGATTGAGCACACTATTATTGCTTGGACTTCAGAAATATGGG GTTCAGAAGCTTGAAAGACTAATAACTATTTTAGTGCTTGTCATGGCTGCTTGCTACATTGGAGAGCTGAGCTATGTGAGCCCCCCTGCAAATGAGGTGGTCAAGGGGCTCTTTGTGCCTAGTCTGAAGGGCAGTGGTGCCACTGGAGATGCTATAGCACTCTTGGGAGCTCTTATCATGCC GCACAATTTGTTCTTGCATTCAGCTTTGGTGTTATCCAGGAAGACACCACCGTCGATCAAAGGAGTCAAT GATGCTTGCAGATACTTTCTCGTGGAGAGTGGATTTGCATTATCAATAGcattgctcatcaacatcagcaTTGTTGCTGTCTCTGGCACTGTTTGTGCTGCTAACGACTTGTCTCAGCAGGACTCTGATAGATGCGATGATCTTACACTTCATTCTGCATCATTTCTGTTGAAG GATGTCCTTGGAAAGTCTAGTTCAACTGTTTATGCCATTGCATTATTAGCCTCTGGACAGAGCTCTGCAATAACTGGTACATACGCTGGGCAATACATCATGCAG GGTTTTCTAAACATGAAGATGAAAAAATGGTTGAGGAATCTCATGACTCGATCAATCGCAATCACTCCAAGTCTCATCGTCTCCATCATCAGTGGTTCCTCAGGAGCTGGACGACTCATCATAATCTCATCG ATGGTACTATCATTTGAGTTGCCATTTGCACTCTTACCTCTTCTCAAATTCAGCAGCAGTCAAACAAAAATGGGACCTCATAAAAGCTCAATATAT ATCATTGTGGTGTCATGGATTCTTGGTTGGCTTCTAGTAGCAATCAACATCTACTTCTTAAGCACGAGCTTTGTCAGTTGGCTTATTGATAGCAGTCTACCAACAGTTGCTAATGTTCTCATCAGTATCATTGTTTTCCCTCTCATGGCAGTGTACACTCTTACTGTCATCTACTTAACCTTCAGGAAGGAGACTGAAGTTACATTCGTCGACTCATTGGATTCTTCACATGTTAACATAGAGAGTGGTGGTTCATTTCAAGTTGATGGAATGAGTAGATCTGAAGTTGCACCCGTCAGAGAGGATTGTGTAGATATCCCCCTCCATGATTAG
- the LOC121997896 gene encoding inactive protein kinase SELMODRAFT_444075-like has product MTIEEAGKRKMRKKDETFEHKMEEDDGGVAGKTVVVGVRTDPQSRELLTWALVKAAATGDRVVALHVLHSSQDPGDRPAAVFSIAKDLDGMLTAYEGFCNLKQIDLKLKICKGSSIRKVLVSEAISFSASMLVLGVNKNSHAARSPSISVAKFCAKRLQSNCSVVALNEGKIVFQREAADNSKSQRKSGKPSMINRDESYELFCLLPMVGQRRLIEKDSDTASILKDQLNGCRTRDKNSLSTVGVSPRNSCSICAPENDAASSNELKNGGQSALVPLKKSEVPPSNSMTAVAKDLPEAWHGWSLLKRSVLTFQWAKRLPSRQTSVHPDCKSKKLDGDARVKFEGENGEIVRVQGDSPPPVCLVTDAEGRLHEELQTLQEKYSSVCRLFSHEDLVQATSDFSQENLIGKGGSSIVYKGHLSDGKELAVKLLKPSEDALKEFISEIEIITSLNHKNIISLLGFCFENNILILVYDYVSQGSLEDLLHGENANKHVLSWAERYKVAVGVAEALDYLHGGGSTERVIHRDVKSSNILLSDDFEPQLSDFGLAKWSSASTSQPICDDVAGTFGYLAPEYILFGKVDEKIDVYAYGVVLLELLTGRKPISAGCPKGQESLVLWAKPILQDGDVKKIIDPCLKNEFDSTQVERMILAASLCVRRHHSARPQISLVLKLLQGDNEVVECARAEVSSHFDVEGDEIFNLESDIRSHLTLALLDVDNGTNSVSSTASTSVENYLQWTWSRSD; this is encoded by the exons ATGACCATAGAAGAAGCTGGGAAGAGGAAGATGAGGAAGAAAGATGAGACCTTTGAGCATAAGATGGAAGAGGATGATGGAGGCGTAGCGGGGAAGACGGTGGTGGTCGGTGTTAGGACGGACCCGCAGAGCCGAGAACTCCTCACGTGGGCGCTCGTCAAGGCTGCCGCCACCGGCGACCGTGTTGTGGCTCTCCACGTCCTGCACTCTTCCCAAGATCCTGGCGATCGACCCGCCGCTGTGTTCTCGATCGCCAAGGATCTGGACGGCATGCTCACGGCCTACGAGGGCTTCTGCAATCTTAAGCAG ATCGACCTAAAACTGAAAATTTGCAAGGGCTCGTCCATTCGAAAGGTTTTGGTGAGCGAAGCGATATCTTTTTCTGCGTCGATGCTCGTTCTTGGGGTCAACAAGAACAGCCACGCCGCGAG GTCTCCTTCCATCTCTGTTGCTAAATTTTGTGCCAAAAGGCTGCAAAGCAATTGCTCTGTGGTTGCATTGAACGAGGGGAAGATTGTTTTCCAGAGAGAAGCAGCAG ATAACAGCAAGTCTCAGAGAAAGTCGGGTAAACCAAGTATGATTAACCGTGATGAGAGCTACGAATTGTTCTGTCTCTTGCCGATGGTAGGGCAGAGGAGGCTGATTGAAAAAGACTCGGACACTGCTTCTATTCTAAAAGATCAGTTGAATGGCTGTAGAACTCGTGATAAGAACAGTCTATCCACTGTCGGTGTATCACCTAGAAATAGTTGTTCAATTTGCGCACCTGAAAATGACGCTGCTTCTTCAAATGAGTTGAAGAACGGAGGACAATCGGCCTTAGTTCCATTAAAGAAATCTGAAGTCCCTCCAAGCAACTCTATGACAGCTGTGGCTAAAGATTTACCGGAAGCCTGGCATGGTTGGTCTTTGCTTAAAAGGTCGGTCTTAACCTTCCAATGGGCAAAGAGGTTACCAAGCCGACAGACTTCTGTGCATCCCGATTGTAAGTCAAAGAAGTTAGATGGAGATGCGAGAGTCAAATTTGAAGGAGAAAATGGAGAAATTGTTCGAGTTCAAGGTGATTCACCACCACCCGTTTGTCTTGTCACGGACGCTGAAGGTAGGTTGCATGAGGAGTTGCAGACGCTTCAAGAGAAATATTCATCTGTTTGTAGACTATTCAGCCACGAGGATCTTGTGCAAGCGACATCCGATTTTTCTCAAG AGAATTTGATTGGAAAGGGTGGTAGTAGCATTGTGTACAAAGGCCATCTTTCAGATGGAAAAGAATTGGCTGTAAAGCTTTTGAAACCATCTGAAGATGCATTGAAAGAGTTTATTTCAGAGATTGAGATCATCACCTCTCTGAATCACAAGAACATTATCTCACTACTTGGGTTTTGCTTTGAGAATAATATACTGATATTGGTCTATGACTATGTATCACAAGGTAGCTTAGAGGATCTCCTTCATG GTGAGAATGCAAACAAGCATGTCCTCAGTTGGGCTGAAAGATACAAGGTAGCAGTAGGTGTTGCAGAGGCACTTGATTATTTACATGGAGGTGGTAGTACTGAACGTGTGATTCATCGGGATGTGAAGTCCTCAAACATCCTTCTCTCTGACGATTTTGAGCCACAG TTATCAGATTTTGGATTGGCAAAATGGTCATCAGCTTCAACATCACAACCAATCTGTGATGATGTTGCAGGAACTTTTGG GTACTTAGCTCCTGAATACATTTTGTTTGGGAAAGTTGATGAAAAAATTGATGTCTATGCATATGGAGTTGTGCTTCTTGAGCTCCTTACAGGGAGGAAGCCCATCAGTGCAGGTTGTCCCAAAGGCCAAGAGAGCCTTGTCTTGTGG GCAAAGCCAATCTTACAAGATGGAGATGTTAAGAAGATAATAGATCCTTGCTTAAAAAATGAATTCGATAGTACTCAAGTGGAAAGGATGATCCTAGCTGCTTCCCTTTGTGTAAGGCGGCATCACAGTGCACGACCTCAAATATCACTT GTTCTGAAACTGCTCCAGGGAGACAATGAAGTTGTTGAATGTGCAAGAGCCGAAGTCAGTTCTCATTTTGATGTGGAAGGTGATGAAATATTCAACCTCGAATCTGACATTCGATCCCATCTTACTCTAGCGCTGCTTGATGTTGACAATGGCACGAACTCAGTTAGCAGTACTGCAAGCACTTCTGTGGAAAACTACTTACAATGGACATGGAGCCGTTCGGACTAA
- the LOC121997897 gene encoding metal transporter Nramp5-like isoform X1, with translation MEKTNGIQGRGIQNASSLEETKPKIKANEEGNDEKKEDNTCFQDSASPQKPTWKRFMAYVGPGFLVSMAYIDPGNLETDLQAGADHKYQLLWVILIGLLFALIIQSLAANLGVVTGKHLAELCKVEYPNHVNFCLWLLAEAAVIASDIPEVIGTAFALNILFHVPLWAGVLITGLSTLLLLGLQKYGVQKLERLITILVLVMAACYIGELSYVSPPANEVVKGLFVPSLKGSGATGDAIALLGALIMPHNLFLHSALVLSRKTPPSIKGVNDACRYFLVESGFALSIALLINISIVAVSGTVCAANDLSQQDSDRCDDLTLHSASFLLKDVLGKSSSTVYAIALLASGQSSAITGTYAGQYIMQVGFLNMKMKKWLRNLMTRSIAITPSLIVSIISGSSGAGRLIIISSMVLSFELPFALLPLLKFSSSQTKMGPHKSSIYIIVVSWILGWLLVAINIYFLSTSFVSWLIDSSLPTVANVLISIIVFPLMAVYTLTVIYLTFRKETEVTFVDSLDSSHVNIESGGSFQVDGMSRSEVAPVREDCVDIPLHD, from the exons ATGGAGAAAACAAATGGCATTCAAGGAAGAGGAATTCAAAATGCATCTTCTCTTGAAGAAACTAAACCAAAGATCAAAGCTAACGAAGAAGGAAATGATGAAAAGAAGGAAGACAACACATGTTTCCAAGATAGTGCCTCACCCCAG AAGCCAACATGGAAAAGGTTCATGGCCTATGTTGGACCTGGATTTCTCGTCTCTATGGCTTATATTGACCCTGGAAACt TGGAAACTGACCTGCAAGCAGGAGCTGATCACAAATACCag CTTCTATGGGTCATACTGATCGGGCTGTTATTTGCTTTGATAATTCAATCTTTAGCCGCAAATCTTGGAGTCGTAACAG GAAAGCACTTAGCTGAACTGTGCAAAGTGGAGTACCCAAATCATGTCAACTTTTGTCTATGGTTGCTTGCAGAAGCAGCTGTGATTGCTTCTGACATCCCTGAAG TGATAGGAACAGCCTTTGCTCTCAATATACTGTTTCATGTTCCATTGTGGGCTGGGGTTCTAATCACAGGATTGAGCACACTATTATTGCTTGGACTTCAGAAATATGGG GTTCAGAAGCTTGAAAGACTAATAACTATTTTAGTGCTTGTCATGGCTGCTTGCTACATTGGAGAGCTGAGCTATGTGAGCCCCCCTGCAAATGAGGTGGTCAAGGGGCTCTTTGTGCCTAGTCTGAAGGGCAGTGGTGCCACTGGAGATGCTATAGCACTCTTGGGAGCTCTTATCATGCC GCACAATTTGTTCTTGCATTCAGCTTTGGTGTTATCCAGGAAGACACCACCGTCGATCAAAGGAGTCAAT GATGCTTGCAGATACTTTCTCGTGGAGAGTGGATTTGCATTATCAATAGcattgctcatcaacatcagcaTTGTTGCTGTCTCTGGCACTGTTTGTGCTGCTAACGACTTGTCTCAGCAGGACTCTGATAGATGCGATGATCTTACACTTCATTCTGCATCATTTCTGTTGAAG GATGTCCTTGGAAAGTCTAGTTCAACTGTTTATGCCATTGCATTATTAGCCTCTGGACAGAGCTCTGCAATAACTGGTACATACGCTGGGCAATACATCATGCAGGTG GGTTTTCTAAACATGAAGATGAAAAAATGGTTGAGGAATCTCATGACTCGATCAATCGCAATCACTCCAAGTCTCATCGTCTCCATCATCAGTGGTTCCTCAGGAGCTGGACGACTCATCATAATCTCATCG ATGGTACTATCATTTGAGTTGCCATTTGCACTCTTACCTCTTCTCAAATTCAGCAGCAGTCAAACAAAAATGGGACCTCATAAAAGCTCAATATAT ATCATTGTGGTGTCATGGATTCTTGGTTGGCTTCTAGTAGCAATCAACATCTACTTCTTAAGCACGAGCTTTGTCAGTTGGCTTATTGATAGCAGTCTACCAACAGTTGCTAATGTTCTCATCAGTATCATTGTTTTCCCTCTCATGGCAGTGTACACTCTTACTGTCATCTACTTAACCTTCAGGAAGGAGACTGAAGTTACATTCGTCGACTCATTGGATTCTTCACATGTTAACATAGAGAGTGGTGGTTCATTTCAAGTTGATGGAATGAGTAGATCTGAAGTTGCACCCGTCAGAGAGGATTGTGTAGATATCCCCCTCCATGATTAG